A single window of Chloracidobacterium thermophilum B DNA harbors:
- the rpiB gene encoding ribose 5-phosphate isomerase B, protein MKVALGSDHAGFPGKEAAKRVLERLGIPYEDFGTDTDTESVDYPDYARAVGEAVARRQADVGLLFCGTGIGIGIAANKIPGIRAAVVHDVETARLAREHNDANVLAMGVRNTSPDLLPAVIETFLKTDFAGGRHARRIEKIAALEAAASR, encoded by the coding sequence ATGAAAGTTGCCCTTGGCAGTGACCATGCCGGCTTTCCCGGCAAAGAAGCCGCAAAACGGGTGCTGGAACGGCTGGGCATCCCCTACGAGGATTTTGGCACTGACACTGATACGGAATCAGTGGATTACCCGGACTATGCGCGCGCCGTCGGCGAAGCTGTTGCCCGACGGCAAGCCGATGTGGGGCTGCTTTTCTGCGGCACCGGCATTGGCATCGGCATAGCTGCCAACAAAATTCCCGGCATCCGGGCGGCGGTCGTCCACGATGTCGAGACGGCCCGCCTGGCCCGGGAGCACAATGATGCCAACGTGCTGGCCATGGGTGTGCGCAATACCAGTCCTGACCTGCTCCCGGCGGTCATCGAGACCTTTCTCAAAACGGATTTCGCCGGCGGCCGCCATGCCCGCCGGATTGAAAAAATCGCGGCGCTCGAAGCGGCCGCCTCCCGCTGA
- a CDS encoding serine hydroxymethyltransferase: MSLNLNRSLFETDPEIAQAIADETNRLSDGLEMIASENYASRAVMEAAGSVMTNKYAEGYPGRRYYGGCEFVDVAERLAIERAKQLLGAEHVNVQPHSGAQANLAVFLAVLKPGDTILGMDLAHGGHLTHGHPLNISGMYFNVVTYGVNRETERLDYDALAQLAEKHRPKLIICGASAYPRQIDFARIGEIGRSVGARVLADMAHIAGLVVTGEHPSPVGYVDFVTTTTHKTLRGPRGGLIACRAEDAKLIDRAVFPGVQGGPLMHIIAAKAVCFKEALEPSFVEYQRQVRKNAVALGEVLADAGFRLVTGGTDNHLLLVDVFTKGITGKAAEQALERAGITVNKNTIPFDTNPPLVGSGIRLGTPALTTRGMREQDLRYVGALIVEVLSDIDNTARQAVVRQKVRELTRDFPLYAQ; encoded by the coding sequence ATGTCCCTGAACCTCAACCGTTCCCTGTTTGAAACCGATCCTGAAATCGCCCAAGCCATTGCAGATGAGACCAACCGCCTGTCAGACGGGCTGGAAATGATTGCCTCGGAAAACTATGCCAGCCGTGCGGTGATGGAAGCCGCCGGCTCGGTCATGACCAACAAGTATGCCGAGGGCTATCCGGGGCGGCGGTACTACGGCGGCTGTGAATTTGTGGATGTCGCCGAACGTCTGGCCATCGAGCGGGCCAAGCAGCTTCTGGGTGCCGAGCATGTCAATGTTCAGCCCCACTCTGGAGCACAGGCCAACCTGGCGGTGTTTCTGGCGGTTCTCAAACCGGGTGACACCATTCTGGGCATGGATTTGGCACACGGCGGACACCTCACCCATGGGCATCCGCTCAACATCTCCGGGATGTACTTCAACGTCGTCACCTACGGAGTGAACCGTGAAACCGAGCGGCTGGATTACGACGCCCTCGCCCAACTGGCTGAAAAACACCGCCCCAAGCTCATCATCTGCGGTGCCAGCGCCTATCCGCGCCAGATTGACTTTGCCCGCATCGGAGAAATCGGACGTTCGGTTGGTGCCCGGGTGCTGGCCGACATGGCGCACATTGCTGGACTTGTCGTGACCGGTGAACATCCCTCCCCAGTAGGATACGTGGACTTTGTCACCACAACGACCCACAAAACCCTACGCGGACCACGGGGTGGACTTATTGCCTGCCGGGCGGAAGATGCCAAACTCATTGATCGGGCAGTGTTTCCCGGCGTACAGGGCGGCCCGCTGATGCACATCATTGCCGCCAAGGCCGTGTGCTTCAAGGAAGCCCTTGAACCGTCTTTTGTGGAATACCAACGGCAGGTTCGGAAAAATGCTGTCGCGTTGGGCGAAGTGCTTGCCGATGCCGGTTTTCGCCTTGTCACCGGCGGTACGGACAATCACCTCCTCCTGGTGGATGTCTTCACAAAGGGCATCACCGGCAAGGCTGCTGAACAGGCGCTCGAACGGGCCGGGATCACAGTCAACAAAAACACCATTCCCTTCGATACCAACCCTCCCCTGGTGGGCAGTGGTATTCGCCTCGGCACACCAGCGCTGACGACCCGCGGGATGCGCGAACAGGACCTGCGCTACGTCGGTGCGCTTATTGTTGAGGTACTCTCCGATATTGACAACACGGCAAGGCAGGCAGTGGTCCGGCAGAAGGTGCGGGAACTGACCCGTGACTTTCCACTTTACGCGCAATAG